The Microcebus murinus isolate Inina chromosome 23, M.murinus_Inina_mat1.0, whole genome shotgun sequence genome includes the window TGATAGTGAACCCCAGCTGGCATTTTTCTTGGTCTGGACCAGAAATCCAGTTCTACAGGTTCTACCTCACCACCTGTCTCCCCTTTCTTACCCTCAGAGAAAATCCAAGATCACCGCCTCCCGCAAACTCCTGCTGAAGGTGAGGCCAGGGGCTGGATGCAGGGGACAGCCAGTGGAGAGAGAGGGGCACAGTGCAGAGCCTGAGAGGGTGGGGGGTTATGGGAGGGTGAAAGGAAGAAGGccagagtgaggaggaggaggcagagggagcctgGCCATCATGGGAGCCAGTGCCAGGCTCAGGGAGTCAGTGGGTGGGAACCTCAAACTATGGATCCTGGCACCCCCCCTGGGTTCCTGAGGGTAGATGAGGACCAACTTCAGAGTAGGAAGCTACTAGTGGGGACAGAGGGACTTGCTTTATTTTGGTACATGTTTCTCTCTCTGGAGCTCTGCGGGCCCAAACAGACAAAACGTGGGTAAGAGGAAGACTGTGAGGGACAGACCAGCTCCAGGGACCGAGGATGCCGTGTGCAGTCACTCGGTGTCTCCCCACACGCCACCTGCCCACAGCCACTGCACTCACCTCCACACCGCACCTCGTCTCAGAGCTGGCTCATCCTGGGGCTGCCCCCTCCTTTTCCCCTGATGCGGGTGGGACACACGAGGGCCCGGGCCCTGGCTCAGTGGGTTTGTCCTGCCCAGAGCCTGATGCTGGCCAAGGCCAAGGAATGCTGGGAGCAGGAGATCGAGGAGCGCGAGGCTGAGAAGTCGCGTTACCTGGCCGAGCGCATCCCCACGCTGCAGACACTCGGCCTGTCCCTCAGTGCCCTGCAGGTGAGCCTTGCacgctgggctgggctgggggctccctGTGGGTGGCCCCAGGGACCAGCAGGTGGGAGCCTGCAGGAACACCTGGCTCAAGTCTCTGTAACTCACCAGGTGCTCTTCCCTTACAAGCTCTCACTTCCCCTCCCAGCCGCCTGTCAGGTGGTGATGCTAGATCCCACCCCACAGGGGCAGGAAGTGAGCCTCAGAGGGACAAAGTGACTTGCTGGGGTGGCCGAGAGCCAGGGACCTGGCTGCACATCAGCCAGTGTGGGGCAGGGAGCACGGAGGTGGCCAGGATTTGGGAAGCTCCGTTTCTCCAGAGACTTGCCCATCCTTCCCCTAGAGTTTAGTCTGTAATGTTTTCAGAACACAGGTAGCTGTTTAAATGCCAGTGACTGCAAAGAAAAGGGACTGgaaggaaagatagaaaaatgtCCCCAATTATCTGCAGGTGGTAGCAAcactagttatttttattttgttccttttaataCATAGTTTTCAAAAGGTCTATGATTAACTTATGTGCCTTTTAGcataagaaaactatttttatttatttatttattttgagacagagtctcactttgttgcccaggctagagtgagtgccgtggcatcagcctcgctcacagcaacctcagactcctgggctcaagcgatcctcctgcctcagcctccccagtagctgggactacaggcatgcgccaccatgcccggctaattttttgtatatatattagttggccaattaatttctttccatttatagtagagacgggggtctctctcttgctcaggctggtttcgaactcctgacctcgagcaatccgcccgcctcggcctcccagagtgctaggattacaagcgtgagccaccgcgcccgacctagaaaactatttttaaagcaaactcgCGCGtacagaaaggagaggagaggttGTCCCCTGTGCACTGCCACCGTCCTGAGCACCAGCGTGGAGGCGCTTGTCAGCTCCATGCCAGAGCCCAGGCTGGCAGAGGGGCGGCCGGGACAGGGCCAAGGGCGCAGGgcctggaggcagagagggaggcaggagacccagggctctccccttcctctccacctGCCCGCCGCCGCAGGACCTGTGCCGGGAGCTGCACGCGAAGGTGGAGGTGGTGGATGAGGAGCGGTACGACATCGAGGCCAAATGCCTCCACAACACCCGAGAGGTGAGTCCCAGGGCGGGCGGGGCTTGGATGGGGCAGCAAAGGAGGCCCCTCCGTCCGCAGGCCCTGGGAGGTGGCCACCTAGCAGGATGCTTTGGtgtccccaccctggccctgcaGGGCTGGCGATGGCCAGAGAGGATAAGCACACATGAAAggcacagccccctccccacctgccacctgGGCGCTTCAGCCTGGCAGAAGCCACCCTCTCTATTCGTGTGTCCACCCACACCACCAATCGGGTGCCTGATGACGCCGCCCTGCCCTCCGGAGGCCTTTCATGTGCCCGACACCCTTTGATCCTCCCTGCACGGGAGGACGGGGGAGGGGCTGCCATCTGCACCTTGCAGGGGAGAACACACAGGCTCAGAGTGGCTGAGAGCCTGGCCCAGGTCGCACGGCGGTGGTCCAGGACGGGTGCTCCCTCAGCACGGGGCGTGGGGTGCTGGCGCAGACCCTGCCGCCGGGGGGCACGGCAGGGCGGGGAAGGGCAGGGCTCCCTCTGGGCACCTGTCCAAGCAGCTGCAGGGGGCAGGTAGGGCAGGAGCTGGAGCAGCCACTTCGCTCCTTCCCACGTCTGCCCACCAGGAAGGGTGATCTGGGCGGTCACCAAGCTCCCCAGAATTTTCCCCAGAGGCCACACCCTGGAAATCTCTCCGAGGTCTAGAACCTGCAGGTTTGTCCACCTGCCGAGCCAAGGCTGAGAGCTGCTTTGAGGCTCTCGGGTCTGACCGCGGTGAGGGGGGCGCCCTTGTACCCAAGGCGCTGGCGGTGGCCCATTGTCTCCATTTGTCCACTCGTTTGCTATCCACTGGTCAGCAAACGTGTGGTGGCTATTTGCAAAGGAACGGGTGGGTCTGAGTGTCCCAGAGGGTCCGGCCTCCAGGCTGGGGACTTTGGAGTGTGGCTCTGGCTGGACCCCGAGCAGCCCGGGGCCCTCAGGCGGGGAGCCCTGTGGCCAGCTCTCCCCACAGTGAGCCCCAGCCCCTTCTCACCTGCAGATTAAGGACCTGAAGCTGAAGGTCATGGACCTCCGAGGGAAGTTCAAGCGCCCGCCCCTGCGCCGGGTCCGCGTCTCGGCTGACGCCATGCTGCGGGCCTTGCTGGGCTCCAAGCACAAGGTGTCCATGGATCTGAGGGCCAACCTCAAGTCCGTGAAGAAGGAGGACACAGAGAAGGTGAGGCTCCTCTCCTCCGAACCTTCCACCCCTGCTCCACCCGCCTTCCCCCGTCAACCCCTCACACTGCCTCAGGCGGGCCCGAGAGCTCCTGTTGGAGGCCAGTCAGCCTGTCAGACGGAACCTTCTAGAACCCTCTGGGAGACCAGTGTGGGGAGAAAGAAGACTTGCTCCCTTCCCTCAGGCTGCTCCAATCTGAGGAGGAGAAACTGGGACACAAGGAAAGGCAGACCAGGGACAAATTACAGATCTTGCACCCAGTGTGAAGAGGACGTGGAGATTTAGGGGAATGGGGAAGATGGCCGCCCCTGTCACTGCAGGGAAAGAAGACAGCCTTCGTCACGAGCACAGAAATCAGAGAACTGAGTTCAGCCACTCGGCAGCAAATCGCCCAAAGTCGGTCGAACTCACAGCCTGTGTGCTCAGCGTGAGCAGGCCCCGAAGGAACAGTGAAGACAGGAAGCTTCATAAAGGGAGGGGATGAGCCAGGCAGTGTGCCGACCAGATCGAGGATGAGGCTGGGCGCGGGGGCTCATGCCTGTCCTCCCAGctcttggggaggctgaggtgggaggatcacatgaggccgggagttggagaccagcctgggcaacatagccagaccccatctctaccaaaaaaaaaaaaaaaagaaagaaagaaagaaagatgagcCAGATTCGTAGGCGAAGTCTTCTTGGAAGAGGCGCCTCGAGCTGCAGAGTGTCAGACCAGGAGCCGTGGGGCGTGAAGGCAGGGGTGGGCTGTGGCACACTGGGGTGGGGACTGGCCCCACAACCCGGCCACCGTCACCCAGAACTCCCAGCCCCATGCTCCCTCCTTCCCGTGGAGCCTCTGCTTGGCCCGTGCCCGCCGTGTGGCTGCGTCCTGGGCCCTCACCAGCCAGGCCAAGGGTGCTGCTGGGATTTCCCGTCTAGTCCAGGAGGCTGATCTCCTGCCGCCCAGTTTCTCCTGAGCTGGGCCCCGGCCGCCCCGCCAGCCCAGCCGGGTAAGCCCCGCCGTGTGTGCCCTGCCCGCAGGAGCGGCCCGTGGAGGTGGGCGACTGGAGGAAGAACGTGGAGGCCATGTCCGGGATGGAAGGCCGCAAGAAGATGTTCGACGCCGCCAAGTCTCCGACCTCCCAGTAGAGGTACCAGCTCCTTCTGCTCTGGGGCCCAGCAGAGTCTAACGGACGACCAGGGACGCCGGGATGGGGGCTGGGAGTTGTGCCCAGTGTGGGGCAGGGACAAAGCactgagggttagggttagcactcctgggctcagccccgGCTCCAGCACTGTGGCACCTTGGGCACCATGGCAGCTTGGGCATGTCATTTCTACCTTGGGGCCCTTTTTGTTCCCTTCATCTATGAAATTTGGGGTTTGCATCAGGTCAACAGTGCGCCAAGTATGGTCCTCTGCAGCACCTGGGTGCAAGTGGTCGGCCCTCACCCCAGACTCCCCGAATTGCAAACTCTGGGGTGCGGCCAGCTTTCTAGGGGATTCTGAATCCTGCAGAGTTTGAGAACCGCTGGATCAGATGATCCCTGGGGTCCCTCCAGCTCTGACTTTCTGAAAATCTAAGTGATCTGAAATACTTCCCGACAATATCCTTAATCTGTACACCCTGGGAAGTAGTCAGCACGCTCAGTCCTTGCTCCCAGAACGCCCTGTGGCAGTGCTGGGAGAACCTGCGACAGTGTAGGGTCTACTGGAAGCCAGTCCCGGAAGGCTTCTTAGGGAGGCGGTGGGCCCGCGTCAGCCGGTAAAGGAAAGGGCGGGTCGGGACGGGTGACGGCATGACAAAAGCACAGAGGTGGGCACGAGCTTTGTGGGAGCCCCTCTGGCTGATGACCCGGCCCAGGGGTGCTGGGGTGACAAGCCCATGTGGGGACCGTGTGCGCCGCAGGTAAGTCAAGGGCTCCTAACCTGCACACGGTCACCGTCACCGGGAACTGACGGCTTCCCGCTGTGTCCCTACAGGCAAGCTCGCCGCTCCTGCTTCGTGCTGCTTCCTCCAGCCCGGCTCACCCCCTCCCTGTGCCACGTGTCCATGTCCGgagcagccctccccacccccacctcgtCCCCCTCCTCTGGAGCTGGCATCCAACAGGCACACGAGAGAGAGGAGGAGCGCAGTGTGTGAAGCCCTCACCCCTGCAGGGCGGGACTCCCGCCGCTGTCCTGTGGCCTAacaagcagaggaggaggaggaggccgggaGGGCGCCCTCCCTTCAGCCCCGTGCCAAGGTCCTTCGCTGCTTCTCTGGCATGTAGTGTCCACGGGCATCGCAACTGCTCCATTAAAACCCAGTGTCCTGGTCATCCCTGCAGCTCTGACTGTGAGTGCTCAGAGGGGAGGGAGCGCCGTGCTGGGCGCCAGGCACCCTGTCCACAGCAGCCCAGGGTCCCAGGGGAGGGCTAATAGTCGGCAGCTGCTTCCCAGGTCCCCCGGGGGTCCCTTCCACCCCTACCATGTGTCACaccacacaccctccctcccGATAATGATGCTCCGGTCACCAAAGCCGGGTCCTCTGGGAACAGACCCGGTCTCACCCCCGACTCAAGAGGGGCCTCTCTATTCAGAGCAGCTTCCCCTGCCTGGCTTCATGCTCTCCTTCCTCTGCAAACCCTGGTGCCCGCTGCGTGGGCCTGGCCGTTCTGGGCTAGGAGGTCAGGGCACTTCCAGCCCCTCACCTGGTCCTCAGGCCGGGTTGGGAGGGACACCTTGCAGTTCCAAGCCTGGCCACCAGGTGGCTCCTTCCCAGGGCTCTGTCCCCCAT containing:
- the TNNI1 gene encoding troponin I, slow skeletal muscle, which translates into the protein MTSEIIKRKSKITASRKLLLKSLMLAKAKECWEQEIEEREAEKSRYLAERIPTLQTLGLSLSALQDLCRELHAKVEVVDEERYDIEAKCLHNTREIKDLKLKVMDLRGKFKRPPLRRVRVSADAMLRALLGSKHKVSMDLRANLKSVKKEDTEKERPVEVGDWRKNVEAMSGMEGRKKMFDAAKSPTSQ